Part of the Athalia rosae chromosome 2, iyAthRosa1.1, whole genome shotgun sequence genome, ACGGTTATCAATAGTCCAAGCTCCTAAATAATTTCGACCAAAtacttttattcaaaaatgcccttataaatatatcataaataaatttagTAGTTTTTACCGTCAACGAAAGATCttagtaaaaaataaactagTGCCTTGTGCTCGTCTACAAAGATAAAATCATTTTATCCAATATTGtattactaaaaaaaaaaaagaataataataaaagacagaaaataatacaaaaattttagcATTATCAAAGGAAAATGGGTTCGATAGTGCTCAAATCCTTATCCGTGCTCTtgggaatattttttgtattcgttGGAACGATGAAACTAACGTCACACATAAGCAAAGATCTTCACAAAGACCTGGTAAGTAATATTTTTGAGCATCACCCCACCTGTATCTATACCCAAAATCGAATTACGGTTCAAGTTATATAATATTCAACATGTCAGTCTAGGAAAATCCTTTTTTCGCGCATTTAAACTCCTGGATGCAGAGTATCTCTGTTACATCAAAGCCGCGTGGGATGCATTTTTGGCGCGGGAAAAGCCTGGACGAAATAAATCTGTAAAACGTTGTCGCTGTGATTCACCCCCATGAAAATTTTGCCTAATCGATCCTAAAAGGCTGTAGGAATATATTTTCTAAATTCTTATCATTGATTGTTTTCTCATCTGCCAAAACCACCccatgaaaattcttcgtcggCATTGTACCCTACGACCTAAAAGAGTTATTCATCGTGTTGAGAAATTGTAATCGAGATTTATGAATCATTCAAACTCTATATCAAATAAACTTGATGTGATTCTCCCGTGCCTTAGCCGAGGCTCGTATCTATTTCGGTGTCTCATTGCCACAGTCGATTTTACAACAGCTGACCAGTCCAGTTGGAAAATGGCCAATTTTGtttgcatacctatataatcTAGCGATTAACAAATTGgctttttcttcacttcttttcttttgcttctcaAATTTCAGAGAAAGGAGTACGTCAAGTATGCCAAGGTTTTTCCCTTATCGGGTACTCTGGACTTCAAAGTACCGAGCAAATGGTACCGAAGGGTAGTTGGTTCCCTAGAAATCGCGTGCGGCTTAGCTATGGCATTAATTCCCAGTCGTAAGTGTTATCCACATATACAAGATTTATACGCTAGTAATTCGATATCTACACAggataaacgaataaaaaagccTATATATTCTTACAAACTATCTTCAAAAGTAACACAAATACGCAATTGTGCAGACTCCGGAGTTAGTATATAATTTAGTATATCGGAACATGAAAATGACGCGGTATTTGTTTATAACCGACGGTTGGTTTTTACGAGCTAagcgttttcattttctctaaaCTGTTATACAATACACGTTACGGTTAACCGACTTTTTTATACCCGAATTAAGGAGCGGTGAAACTAAAATGctctttttaaatttacgaccatttttttcgtctacaGATAAAGTGAAAAACGCCTCGAATCTTGTCTTGTTACTGCTCATGTTAATGGCAGTTTATTCGCATTACATGGTCAAcgataaattcgaaagaattgCACCAGCATTGGTGAGTAACTATGCTTATAATAAACCTCGCAACACGCTggcaccgaaaaaaaaaattgattttcaggtttttttcttcatgctCACCGGTCGCCTGGTCATCGACTGGCAATTGAGACGCCTAGACGGACAGCCGGTTACCGCAAATGGTATTGACGACAAATCTAAAAAGCAAGACTGAAATataaatcgcgaaaaatataCGCACAAATTTTTCCGTACCCCATCACAATCAGTAGCTCGAATATTAAACACTGCAACTTACAGCAGCTGTTAACACGCCATCAGCCATCCGATAATCTTATTCCTTTGATAGGAGATATGTTCTTCTCTAGTCGATATAAAGAAATTCATCAcaaattttggatttttttaatttagaaAACATCCATATATACCACACATATTTCATTACTTATAAAGTATGTACAAAGGAATTAAAATACACGTCATCATTTATTctaaatatatgtaaaaaacagaacaaCAACTCGTCATCAGATTACACTCATGATCATCTATTTTACAGACTTTTGCTAATCGAAtatcatttctcatttttaacgCTTTCAATTCGCGCTGCAACAAATTTTAATGTTGTAAAAACGTACGTTGTAGCATCTTTAAACGCGATTTAATGAACTCATGGTCATtggttttgtttatttttactgGTCACAGTTATTCGCTTACGTCGATATTGAACAAGAACAGTCGTTACAATTAACGATGCCGATTCGAATTAATTTAATCCATTATTCGCATAGACATGCCACTTACATTAATGTGCAAGCCGCAAAAGACGTTCGTTTATCgaattatattaaaataatttttgaatgattGTACGTGTATAGCTACTTCAACGTGCAATGTTTTTTTAAGTTGTGACAATTCAAAATTCTAACCCACCGAGTTTAATTAGCGAAAGTATTGGTGCAATCAATCGAATGCAAAGTACTAACTGCCGTTGAgataagaaataataataataataaataaaagtgttCTCCTGAATATCATAATAATACGAATACTTGTAGTGAATAATATCAtatattgaaatttgataaaaaacaaatgcaCAATTGCATCTTTACGATTGGATCTCTCGTTATTATAATTGCGTTGTGTAtgaaaacgtacgtatattcaaggtggaaaaaaacggaactgAATATACGCATACGAAAAGTAAGTTCTCACAACTTGATAGGAATGTTAATTTCTCGATTTAGACGTGATTTAGCTAATGATAACGCATATAATTACGTgtaaatacattggaaaaataACCACACAGGAATCTAGAATGTAACCGGCGgaatattaatttaattgacgaaggatgaaaaatcaaacgaccTAATGTTTCGTGATCGTAGTTAAAACTACTACGAAATGCTAAAATGCCTTTATAAATAATCACTAAATTAGTAAACTCTTATATTTGATTCGTGTGTAGCATTCAAATCAGCGTAATCAGAGTTTACATGATTTCAAGTTaggaaaattaaaacgaagcTCATTCCGTTTGacttaaaaataatattctgtAGCTCTGGTGATCTACTGTTTCGGTTCAGGTTTTAATGTCATACGCTATTGTAGTATAAAACTTATACATACGAAGTCCAATGTGATACACATATGCCTCTGAGTTACCCACCATAACACGACTGTAGTCCAAAATAAGTATATCAACAATTAAGCTACATAAAATTAATGAGAAATCAcacgttatattataatacatttatatataaacacgaaaaaatgtaaaaagtaCACATATGTCTCATTTGATGTCGAATAATATCCTTTAAATATAAAGTGCTGTGAAATTAAGAAAAACCTACCTTTGAAGTCTCACGTTCATTCCAAACATACGAAACCAAGGAATCAATTTTAAGTATGCTAGTCGAGTAAGATGTATTTTATTAACATTTACAGTTATTTATATGAAACTTAAGCAGATATTTTACGAAAACACGTTATTATTTACAGAGATATTAGCGCTTTAAACATCATTATAATCATCTGTTAGATGTTATATTAAATCGTAATAATTAAAAGCTCAAATATTAAGCTTGAGACTTCAGCATAGGCATTACTGTGACTGTAAATTACTAGTATACAACCAGCGTATGAGTCGTTTGTTGATTAGGCAGGATCTTGACCAGTCGTTAAAAGGTGCAAAGCCTTTTGTAGATTCATAACTGCAGTCGACACATCATCATAATTTAGAGCACTTCCAGCCCACTTAACATATTTTTGTGCTTTATTCATCTGCTCAATATCCAAAGCAACTCCACCTAcattaatcgttgaaaatatgtgGTCATGGATATAAGATTGAGCTAAAAATAtcgactattttttcttttcaacggtACTTTGAAAGTATTATTTGGCatgacaaagaaaaattattcggaaaatttgagCTCTTAATACCAGCATTAGGAGGTCTATCATCGCAGCAGGTTTTTGACTCGTATCTTCCGAACCATCGCGGTAAGCGAAATTCACTCAAGGATCTTTTTTGTAGGAAATTGAATGTTCTACAAAAAAGGTCCTTAAGTTAATTTCGCTTGCCGCAATGGTTTGGAAGATACGAGTCGAAAACCCGGttagtaagaaaaaatcaaaaattgcaaTAGACCTCGAATATTAATATTCAGATAGAGTAGTCGATTCTTTTGACCAAGTCTATTGGATATACTTTCATAGAGAAGTAATGACAAATTGCTCTTACCCTCTGAAACAGGCGTAGTGTTATAGTCTGCAGCTGAAGGTTGACTAGGTAGCACTGTACTTGGAATGAGCATGGGTTTGTCAGGAGCTGGATTAGCCGGGGTGTTATTAAAGCTGGGCAAATTCGGATATGGTAAATTACCAGGATTTTGATTATCAGGTGGTGTAGGGAAATTTGTCGCGGAATTTGTAGGAACCGAAGGAAAACCAAAAGCATCTGCTCCAGGTGGAGGCGTTGGCTGTGAACCAGATGCAGCATCAGCATCGTTGTTAATGTCCTCATCCTCATCTCCTTCACCTTTCATTGGACCAGGAATTGGAGTCTCACCATTCTTCAAACAATTATGTATGTAGGCAGCCTTCCACTTAGCATACTTTCTATTCTGAGCTGCTTCTTCACTGAGCTCACCAAACGTTGACAACACATCATAAATTACTCCAGCGGTATAAAATGCTTTGATTatgttttttccaaaattagaAGCTCTGTCATTGTGATCGGCGTACATGAACAATTTTAGGGCATAATTTTCTAGGTGAGCTTGAGCTGCCACTTCATTTGTTATCGCCTCATTATCATGCTGTGCTTTCTTTGTAACTTCGAGCCAGTCCATGAGCTTCAATAGAAATCCTGTCTCTTCCGAAGTTTTAGTGGATAACTTTAAGCCCGTTTGTAAGGCGTGAAGGCGACCTGGAATCATCAAATGACATGGTAATTCTAATTAATCATTTAATGGTATTCTAGTTGTACTCACACCAATAGCTGACAACGGGATCACGTTGCTCATGTTCTACAGCAGcttttaaaaaatgttgaatgcTTTTTAAAGGCGCCGGACAATCCGGCAGGTTTAAGGCTGCCATTTTTGTAGTATTCAAAGAATTAATAAACGTTTATCTGAGGTTTTGACATAAACGTCGCACTGCGGGCTGCGCCTCTGATGTCATCCAAAATCCATAGAATGCTGCAAGTTTAAGAGTTTAAATTCATTGAAGAATCTGCCTCTCCCAAATTCAGTGGAAAGTCTGC contains:
- the LOC105689144 gene encoding novel acetylcholine receptor chaperone gives rise to the protein MGSIVLKSLSVLLGIFFVFVGTMKLTSHISKDLHKDLRKEYVKYAKVFPLSGTLDFKVPSKWYRRVVGSLEIACGLAMALIPSHKVKNASNLVLLLLMLMAVYSHYMVNDKFERIAPALVFFFMLTGRLVIDWQLRRLDGQPVTANGIDDKSKKQD
- the LOC105689143 gene encoding vacuolar protein sorting-associated protein VTA1 homolog, whose translation is MAALNLPDCPAPLKSIQHFLKAAVEHEQRDPVVSYWCRLHALQTGLKLSTKTSEETGFLLKLMDWLEVTKKAQHDNEAITNEVAAQAHLENYALKLFMYADHNDRASNFGKNIIKAFYTAGVIYDVLSTFGELSEEAAQNRKYAKWKAAYIHNCLKNGETPIPGPMKGEGDEDEDINNDADAASGSQPTPPPGADAFGFPSVPTNSATNFPTPPDNQNPGNLPYPNLPSFNNTPANPAPDKPMLIPSTVLPSQPSAADYNTTPVSEGGVALDIEQMNKAQKYVKWAGSALNYDDVSTAVMNLQKALHLLTTGQDPA